A genomic segment from Dechloromonas denitrificans encodes:
- the flgJ gene encoding flagellar assembly peptidoglycan hydrolase FlgJ, whose product MAGKIQDSPNRAAFDVRSAQDLRSQFQKDPKEGLKAAAQQFETLFLQMVMKSMRDATPQDGLLNSDQSRFYTGLLDQQMAQNMAGSGKGVGFAKLIEQQLGRNLGSSETPVDLSAPANAAADNLPLTASDGRHLQFKPVLSNLPTSSTYQAGKVATPSVQSTDVPATSSEFVNRVWPHAVEASRSTGIPPQFLVAHAALETGWGKSEVRRADGSTSFNLFGIKAGKSWNGATVDAKTTEYVDGQAQQSVERFRAYGSYEESFRDYASLLRNNPRYGAVIGSQDGTEFARRMQQAGYATDPMYADKLSRIINGPTLRQALIG is encoded by the coding sequence ATGGCTGGAAAAATACAGGACTCTCCAAATCGTGCCGCCTTTGATGTGCGCTCGGCTCAGGATTTGCGCAGCCAGTTCCAGAAAGATCCGAAGGAAGGCTTAAAGGCTGCGGCACAGCAGTTCGAGACGCTTTTTCTTCAGATGGTGATGAAGAGCATGCGCGACGCAACGCCGCAGGACGGTTTGCTCAACAGCGATCAGTCTCGCTTCTATACCGGTCTGCTGGATCAACAGATGGCGCAAAACATGGCCGGATCGGGAAAGGGTGTTGGCTTCGCAAAGCTGATCGAACAGCAACTTGGGCGCAATTTGGGCTCGAGCGAGACGCCGGTTGATTTGAGTGCGCCGGCAAATGCTGCCGCTGACAATTTGCCGCTGACGGCATCCGATGGCCGGCATCTTCAGTTCAAGCCGGTTTTGAGTAATTTACCGACCTCGTCGACATACCAGGCGGGGAAGGTTGCAACGCCGTCGGTTCAATCGACCGATGTTCCTGCCACGTCGAGCGAGTTCGTCAATCGCGTCTGGCCGCATGCTGTTGAAGCGTCGCGGTCGACCGGCATTCCGCCGCAATTCCTGGTGGCACATGCCGCGCTTGAAACCGGCTGGGGCAAGAGCGAAGTGCGTCGTGCAGACGGCTCGACGAGTTTCAACCTGTTCGGCATCAAGGCTGGAAAAAGCTGGAATGGCGCGACGGTGGACGCCAAAACGACCGAGTACGTAGATGGTCAGGCCCAGCAGTCGGTCGAGAGATTCCGGGCCTATGGTTCCTACGAAGAGTCGTTTCGTGATTACGCCAGTTTGCTGCGTAACAACCCGCGCTACGGAGCCGTCATTGGCTCACAGGATGGCACGGAGTTTGCTCGTCGTATGCAACAGGCAGGTTATGCCACCGATCCGATGTATGCCGACAAGCTCTCGCGCATCATCAACGGGCCAACGCTCCGGCAAGCGCTCATCGGCTGA
- a CDS encoding flagellar basal body P-ring protein FlgI: MNKKNGKWFRQAAMLAALALPMGMQPAFAERIKDLASIQGVRNNQLIGYGIIVGLDNTGDQTTQTPFTTQAMGNMLSQMGVNLAPEQATKLQLKNVAAVMVTAVLPPFAKPGQPIDVTVSSIGNAKSLRGGTLLMSQLKGADGQVYAVAQGNVLVGGVGASSGGSKVTVNHLSAGRIPGGATVERAVSTPLGQGGFVYFELAGSDFSTAQKVVDAINKSMGPGTAQALDGRRVAVRAPDDPDARVSFLGRIENLDIKPEIGMAKVVVNPRTGSVVMNQKVTLDACAVAHGSLSVVVGEQQPGGGADVQVKQDAGSLMNIKAGANLADVVKALNALGANPLDLLAILQAMKAAGALRADLEII, translated from the coding sequence ATGAACAAGAAAAACGGCAAATGGTTCCGGCAAGCGGCAATGCTCGCCGCCCTGGCTTTGCCCATGGGTATGCAGCCCGCCTTCGCCGAACGAATCAAAGACCTTGCCAGCATTCAGGGGGTCCGCAATAACCAGTTGATCGGTTACGGCATCATCGTCGGCCTGGACAATACCGGCGACCAGACGACCCAGACTCCTTTCACGACGCAAGCCATGGGCAACATGCTGTCCCAGATGGGGGTCAATCTGGCGCCGGAACAGGCTACCAAGCTGCAGCTCAAGAATGTGGCTGCGGTCATGGTCACGGCGGTATTGCCGCCGTTTGCCAAGCCTGGCCAGCCGATCGATGTGACTGTTTCCTCGATCGGCAATGCCAAGAGCCTGCGCGGCGGCACCTTGCTGATGAGCCAGTTGAAAGGTGCTGACGGACAGGTCTATGCCGTGGCACAGGGAAATGTCCTGGTTGGCGGGGTCGGTGCCTCATCGGGCGGTTCGAAAGTTACGGTCAACCACCTTTCAGCCGGCAGAATTCCGGGGGGCGCGACGGTTGAGCGTGCGGTCAGTACGCCGCTGGGCCAAGGTGGATTTGTCTATTTTGAGTTGGCCGGCAGTGATTTCAGTACGGCTCAAAAAGTGGTCGATGCGATCAATAAAAGCATGGGGCCGGGAACGGCTCAGGCGCTCGACGGGCGCCGGGTTGCCGTGCGCGCGCCGGATGATCCGGATGCTCGGGTTTCCTTCTTGGGGCGCATTGAAAATCTCGATATCAAACCCGAAATCGGTATGGCCAAGGTCGTGGTTAATCCCAGAACCGGCTCGGTCGTCATGAATCAGAAAGTCACACTGGATGCCTGTGCTGTGGCGCATGGCAGCCTGTCCGTCGTGGTCGGGGAGCAGCAGCCGGGTGGCGGTGCCGATGTCCAGGTCAAGCAGGATGCCGGCAGCCTGATGAACATCAAGGCCGGGGCTAACCTGGCCGATGTCGTCAAGGCATTGAATGCACTGGGTGCCAATCCGCTCGATCTGCTGGCCATTCTGCAGGCAATGAAAGCTGCCGGTGCCTTGCGTGCCGATCTCGAAATCATCTGA
- a CDS encoding flagellar hook protein FlgE codes for MAFIQALSGLYGAATGLDVIGNNLANASTVGYKNSRAEFSDIFNSYLKAGVGGGALSPGVAQQFTQGSLASTNNGLDFSINGNGMFQVVSDTTATASVAYTRNGEFHFSPVPTAAGTAPAEKYIVNANGSYLTGWAEGVATTTAPSALKLIDSIAAKQTTTSNLRFNLDDRASVPTDPVFSPNSPASFNWSSSQEVFSGVNGDTKAHALTLYFVKTATPNTWEVHTRIDGAVPAEEAGGPRQLVFSPSGSLLSGGNITSSGPVTAESKATDPVTGAVTLTSSTVTLPISIDFGQTTLFASGFDSGKSLQDGYKDGLLAGTSLSTDGTIQGRYSNGQTQNMGKVALATFINPNGLQSIGSNLWRETSHSGAANIGSAAQGGRGVTASNSLEQANIDTAAQLVDMITMQRNYQANAQTIKTQDDMLKTLTGLR; via the coding sequence ATGGCTTTTATCCAGGCATTAAGCGGCTTGTATGGTGCAGCCACCGGGCTGGATGTCATTGGCAACAACTTGGCCAATGCCAGTACCGTCGGCTATAAAAACTCGCGTGCCGAGTTCTCGGATATTTTCAATTCCTACCTGAAAGCAGGCGTTGGCGGCGGCGCGTTATCACCCGGTGTGGCTCAGCAATTTACCCAGGGCTCACTGGCCTCAACCAATAACGGGCTCGATTTCTCGATCAACGGCAATGGCATGTTTCAGGTTGTTTCCGATACAACCGCGACAGCCAGCGTTGCCTATACCCGTAATGGTGAATTCCATTTTTCCCCGGTGCCAACCGCCGCGGGGACGGCGCCGGCTGAGAAATACATTGTCAATGCCAACGGCAGCTATCTGACCGGTTGGGCGGAAGGCGTTGCCACAACGACGGCGCCGAGTGCCCTGAAGTTGATCGACTCGATTGCCGCCAAGCAAACCACAACCAGCAACCTGCGTTTCAATCTTGATGACCGGGCTAGCGTACCGACCGATCCTGTGTTTTCTCCGAACTCACCGGCTTCATTCAACTGGTCAAGTTCGCAAGAGGTCTTTTCAGGCGTTAACGGGGATACCAAGGCCCATGCGCTGACGCTCTATTTCGTCAAGACCGCCACACCGAATACTTGGGAAGTGCATACCCGGATTGATGGTGCAGTTCCGGCAGAAGAAGCCGGTGGACCGCGGCAACTGGTTTTTTCGCCAAGCGGTTCGCTGCTTTCCGGTGGAAATATCACGAGTAGCGGCCCTGTTACGGCAGAAAGCAAGGCAACGGACCCGGTGACTGGTGCCGTTACGCTGACCAGTTCAACCGTAACCTTGCCGATTTCAATCGATTTTGGCCAGACAACCCTGTTTGCCAGTGGTTTCGATTCCGGTAAATCCCTGCAGGATGGCTACAAGGATGGTTTGCTTGCCGGGACCAGCTTGTCGACCGACGGGACCATCCAGGGGCGTTATTCGAATGGGCAGACGCAAAACATGGGGAAGGTTGCTTTGGCCACCTTCATCAATCCCAATGGCTTGCAGTCGATCGGTAGCAATCTGTGGCGCGAAACGAGTCATTCCGGTGCGGCTAATATCGGCAGCGCAGCACAAGGCGGGCGTGGCGTGACGGCATCGAATTCGCTGGAGCAGGCCAATATCGATACGGCAGCCCAGTTGGTCGATATGATCACCATGCAGCGGAACTACCAGGCCAATGCCCAGACGATCAAAACGCAGGATGACATGCTTAAGACCCTGACCGGCTTGCGTTGA
- a CDS encoding flagellar basal body L-ring protein FlgH gives MKRFLLLVVAAMAGCTTVPATNIHQPMSARPAPRMEMASGNGSIYQAAGSRPLFEDRRARFVGDTITITITESNTASKTSNNKLDRSGSNVASVSAMAGLPGQSALGLNLNTKTANAFEGKGEAGNKNSFSGSITVTVIDVLPNGNLLVSGEKQVAVGDEQEYVRLSGVVNPAFVDAANTISSSKVADARIEYKSAGQLSEGMMMAWLGRFFLNVMPF, from the coding sequence ATGAAACGTTTCCTGTTACTGGTTGTTGCAGCCATGGCCGGATGCACCACGGTTCCGGCAACCAACATTCATCAGCCGATGTCCGCCCGGCCCGCCCCGCGCATGGAGATGGCGAGCGGCAATGGGTCGATCTATCAGGCGGCCGGCAGCCGTCCTCTTTTTGAGGATAGGCGTGCGCGATTCGTCGGCGATACGATCACGATTACGATCACTGAAAGCAATACCGCCTCCAAGACGTCGAATAACAAGCTCGACCGTTCCGGCTCGAACGTCGCCTCCGTTTCGGCTATGGCAGGTTTGCCCGGGCAGTCGGCTCTCGGACTCAACCTGAATACCAAGACGGCCAACGCCTTCGAGGGTAAGGGCGAGGCGGGTAACAAGAATAGTTTCAGCGGCAGCATCACGGTGACCGTCATCGATGTCCTGCCGAACGGGAATTTGCTGGTTTCCGGTGAAAAGCAGGTCGCCGTGGGCGATGAGCAGGAATACGTCCGCCTTTCCGGTGTGGTCAATCCGGCATTCGTCGATGCGGCCAATACGATCAGCTCATCGAAGGTGGCTGATGCCAGAATCGAATACAAGTCGGCCGGGCAGTTGAGCGAAGGCATGATGATGGCCTGGCTTGGTCGTTTCTTCCTGAATGTGATGCCATTCTGA
- the flgG gene encoding flagellar basal-body rod protein FlgG translates to MIRSLWIARTGLDAQQTQLDVISNNLANVSTNGFKRGKAVFEDLLYQTMRQPGAQSSQQTQLPTGLQLGTGVRPVSTARIFTQGNIQKTDSTLDIAIQGNGFLQIQMPDGSTAYTRDGSFQKDSTGQIVTSEGYPLQPAITIPADALSLTIGTDGVVSVTQPGNPQPTTQIGQIQLATFINPAGMQSVGQNLFLETASSGTPTPNTPGTNGAGIVNQGYVETSNVNVAEELVTMIQTQRAYELNSKVVSTSDAMLGRLTQL, encoded by the coding sequence ATGATTCGTTCCCTGTGGATTGCCCGTACCGGCCTGGATGCCCAGCAAACCCAGCTCGATGTGATTTCGAACAATCTGGCTAACGTCAGTACCAATGGCTTCAAGCGCGGCAAGGCGGTTTTTGAGGATCTGCTTTACCAGACAATGCGTCAGCCAGGCGCCCAGTCGTCGCAGCAGACGCAACTGCCCACCGGCCTGCAACTGGGAACGGGGGTCCGGCCGGTGTCGACCGCAAGAATCTTCACTCAGGGCAATATTCAGAAAACCGACAGCACGCTGGATATCGCCATCCAGGGGAATGGTTTCCTGCAAATCCAGATGCCGGATGGCAGTACGGCCTATACCCGTGATGGCTCGTTCCAGAAGGATAGTACCGGCCAGATCGTGACCTCAGAAGGCTATCCCTTGCAGCCGGCCATCACGATTCCGGCCGATGCCCTGTCGCTGACGATTGGCACCGATGGTGTGGTCAGCGTGACGCAGCCGGGTAATCCGCAGCCGACGACTCAGATCGGCCAGATTCAGCTGGCGACGTTTATCAATCCGGCCGGCATGCAGAGTGTTGGCCAGAACCTTTTCCTGGAAACCGCTTCGAGCGGGACCCCAACGCCGAATACGCCGGGAACGAACGGCGCCGGTATCGTCAATCAGGGCTATGTTGAAACGTCCAACGTCAATGTGGCCGAAGAGTTGGTGACGATGATCCAGACCCAGCGGGCTTATGAGCTGAACTCCAAGGTCGTGTCGACCTCCGATGCCATGCTCGGCCGGCTGACTCAGCTGTGA
- a CDS encoding flagellar basal body rod protein FlgF produces MDRLIYTAMTGAKHVFMQQAGTANNLANASTVGFKSQEHRFRAVPVIGEGMPTRAFVVDASVSDVFDEGPQMFTGRNLDVSVKGRGWLAVQTPDGGEAYTRAGSLDVDVNGQLQTKGGLAVVGDGGPISIPPDNHIEIAPDGTVSVVPTTGLRNNANAIGRIKMVNPPEEDLVRGSDGLFRLKSGDPAPLDERVKLTSGTLEGSNVNVTDAMVNLISLSRQFEMQIKMLQTADTNAQRADQLLSLNS; encoded by the coding sequence ATGGATCGTCTGATCTACACCGCAATGACCGGCGCCAAGCATGTATTCATGCAACAAGCCGGTACAGCCAATAATCTGGCCAACGCCAGCACTGTCGGCTTCAAGTCGCAGGAGCACCGCTTCCGGGCGGTGCCAGTGATCGGTGAAGGGATGCCGACCCGGGCTTTCGTGGTCGACGCGTCAGTCAGCGATGTTTTCGATGAAGGCCCGCAGATGTTTACCGGGCGCAACCTGGATGTTTCCGTCAAGGGGCGCGGCTGGTTGGCGGTGCAGACGCCGGATGGTGGTGAGGCTTATACCCGGGCGGGTAGCCTGGATGTCGATGTGAACGGTCAGTTGCAAACCAAGGGGGGTCTGGCGGTCGTTGGCGACGGCGGGCCGATCAGCATCCCGCCCGACAACCACATTGAAATCGCGCCGGACGGCACGGTTTCCGTTGTGCCGACGACAGGTCTGCGCAACAACGCCAATGCGATCGGGCGGATCAAGATGGTTAATCCGCCCGAAGAAGATCTGGTGCGTGGTTCGGATGGCCTGTTTCGCCTGAAGAGCGGCGATCCGGCCCCGCTGGATGAACGTGTCAAGCTGACTTCCGGGACGCTTGAAGGCAGTAACGTCAATGTGACGGATGCGATGGTCAATTTGATCAGCCTGTCGCGCCAGTTCGAAATGCAAATCAAGATGCTGCAAACCGCAGATACCAATGCCCAGCGTGCCGACCAGCTGCTGTCGCTGAATTCCTGA
- the flgE gene encoding flagellar hook protein FlgE, producing MAFQQGLSGLNVSSKALDVISNNIANASTVGFKGGQAQFADVYAASLGVGGGSQVGIGASLPVVQQQFSQGNVSNSNNPLDIAVNGSGFFRLQKNAADQTITYTRNGQFHLDDQGFIVNAQKNNLTGYPIENNVTNRAALIPVQLDTTGVVPRATGASPTNPGIVTQMNFDDRDLKSLTSGTPNNLAPWSANTSFPPNNLNTFNYSTSVTVYDQKGNDHALSMYFTRVGNSDGATPAKNLWNVHYVLDNKDITGQIQSATQAVTTGVPTLEFGGDGQIVTTGFVGGAGVTKTDTITASGGPENARLSYNSLASVASVTGPGGAPVYVAGTDYTFNAGTGVLDTGGIAVGANLVVTYTTSPTAMATDYKFNIDVAGLDAYESPVGSGVFPFRGLFDVATQPTIPLDFDNSTLFGSGYDVNKLVQDGYPYGRLSGVSVSSDGILRGNYSNGQTKDIAQLVLVDFISPTGLASLGNNQWGETSASGQPLIGDPGTGNRGVLQSSAVEEANVDLTQELVNLITQQRNYQANAQSIKTQDQVLQTLVNLR from the coding sequence ATGGCATTCCAACAAGGTTTGAGCGGTCTGAACGTTTCCTCCAAGGCGCTTGACGTTATCAGCAACAACATCGCCAATGCGTCGACCGTAGGTTTCAAGGGCGGTCAGGCACAATTTGCCGACGTTTATGCAGCCTCCTTGGGGGTTGGTGGTGGTTCGCAAGTGGGTATCGGGGCATCGCTGCCGGTTGTTCAGCAACAGTTTTCGCAGGGCAATGTTTCCAATTCGAATAACCCGCTTGATATCGCGGTCAACGGTTCCGGCTTCTTCCGTCTGCAAAAAAATGCAGCGGACCAGACGATTACCTACACCCGTAACGGTCAGTTCCATCTTGACGACCAAGGCTTCATCGTCAATGCGCAGAAAAACAATCTGACGGGCTATCCGATCGAGAACAATGTGACCAATCGTGCTGCGCTGATTCCGGTTCAGCTGGATACGACAGGCGTTGTTCCTCGCGCAACTGGTGCTTCCCCGACCAATCCGGGAATCGTGACGCAAATGAACTTCGATGACCGTGACTTGAAGTCGCTGACATCGGGAACGCCAAACAATCTTGCTCCGTGGTCGGCAAACACGTCTTTCCCACCGAATAACCTGAATACCTTCAATTATTCGACGTCTGTCACGGTCTACGACCAAAAAGGCAACGATCACGCACTGTCGATGTATTTCACCCGGGTAGGCAACTCGGATGGTGCGACACCGGCCAAGAACTTGTGGAACGTTCACTACGTACTTGATAACAAGGATATTACCGGACAGATTCAATCTGCGACCCAGGCCGTGACAACGGGTGTGCCCACGCTTGAGTTTGGCGGTGACGGCCAGATCGTGACCACCGGTTTTGTCGGTGGTGCCGGTGTCACCAAGACGGATACGATTACGGCGAGCGGTGGCCCCGAGAATGCCCGGCTCAGCTACAACTCACTGGCCAGCGTGGCTTCGGTGACCGGGCCAGGAGGCGCTCCCGTCTATGTGGCGGGTACCGACTATACATTCAACGCTGGTACCGGTGTGCTGGATACCGGCGGGATTGCGGTTGGTGCCAACCTTGTCGTGACGTACACGACAAGCCCAACGGCCATGGCGACCGATTACAAGTTCAATATCGATGTTGCAGGCCTGGATGCCTACGAGTCACCTGTCGGGAGTGGTGTGTTCCCATTCCGCGGTTTGTTCGACGTGGCAACCCAGCCAACCATTCCGCTCGACTTTGATAACAGTACCCTGTTCGGCAGCGGCTACGATGTCAATAAACTGGTTCAAGACGGTTATCCGTATGGTCGTCTGAGTGGCGTTTCGGTTTCTTCTGACGGCATTCTGCGCGGCAACTACAGCAATGGGCAGACCAAGGATATCGCTCAACTGGTGCTGGTGGACTTCATTTCCCCGACCGGTCTGGCCAGCCTGGGTAATAACCAGTGGGGTGAAACCTCAGCCTCCGGGCAGCCCCTGATCGGCGATCCGGGAACTGGTAATCGCGGCGTCTTGCAGTCCTCGGCCGTTGAAGAGGCGAATGTCGATTTGACGCAGGAGCTGGTCAATCTGATTACGCAACAGCGTAACTATCAGGCCAATGCGCAGTCGATCAAGACCCAGGACCAGGTGCTTCAGACGCTGGTCAACCTTCGCTAA
- a CDS encoding flagellar hook assembly protein FlgD, translating into MATAVNSSTSSNTSLISSLNGSSTTTKTTTADEMQTRFLNLLVTQLKNQDPLNPMDNSQMTTQLSQISTVSGIEKLNATMEKLLGNYSGSQTMQAAAMIGKTVLTAGNALALGNYGAVGGVTLDGAADKVTVSITDSAGKVVQTQQLGAQPAGTMNFSWDGKSDAGVDLPNGDYKFTVKAVRGDAEVKTTALQAGTVNAVTLAKDGLSLQLANNKTVAYSDVQQIMN; encoded by the coding sequence ATGGCAACCGCCGTCAATAGCTCTACCAGTTCAAACACATCGCTGATTTCCTCGTTGAATGGTTCGTCTACAACGACCAAAACCACGACGGCGGATGAGATGCAGACTCGCTTCCTGAATCTCCTGGTGACCCAGTTGAAGAATCAGGATCCGCTCAATCCGATGGATAACTCGCAGATGACCACTCAGTTGTCGCAGATCAGTACCGTGAGCGGTATCGAGAAGCTCAATGCGACGATGGAGAAATTGCTCGGCAATTATTCCGGATCGCAAACGATGCAAGCGGCAGCAATGATCGGCAAAACGGTATTAACTGCCGGGAATGCGCTGGCGCTGGGGAATTACGGCGCGGTCGGTGGCGTGACGCTGGATGGTGCCGCAGATAAGGTTACCGTTTCGATTACCGACTCGGCTGGCAAAGTGGTTCAGACTCAACAGCTTGGCGCACAGCCGGCCGGAACCATGAATTTCTCCTGGGATGGAAAATCGGATGCGGGTGTCGATCTGCCGAATGGTGATTACAAATTCACCGTCAAGGCAGTTCGTGGTGATGCAGAGGTGAAAACAACGGCTCTCCAGGCTGGCACAGTAAATGCTGTGACTTTGGCCAAGGATGGATTGTCGCTGCAACTGGCCAACAACAAGACGGTGGCTTACAGCGACGTCCAACAAATCATGAATTGA
- the flgC gene encoding flagellar basal body rod protein FlgC, with translation MSLFNVFQVSSSAMTAQSMRLNTTASNLANADSVVSSDGKPYRAKQVVFEATPMGNAGESSKGVRVRQIVEDASPARMVYDPKNPAADEKGYVAFPNVNVVEEMTNMISASRSYQTNVEVMNTAKTMMLRTLQIGQG, from the coding sequence ATGAGCCTCTTTAATGTTTTTCAAGTGTCGTCCAGTGCCATGACAGCGCAGTCGATGCGTTTGAATACCACAGCGTCCAATTTGGCGAATGCCGACAGTGTCGTGTCGTCCGATGGCAAGCCTTATCGCGCCAAGCAGGTTGTTTTTGAAGCGACGCCCATGGGCAATGCGGGAGAGTCCTCAAAAGGCGTTCGGGTTCGGCAGATTGTTGAAGATGCTTCACCGGCGCGGATGGTTTACGACCCCAAGAATCCTGCGGCAGATGAAAAAGGCTACGTGGCATTTCCAAACGTCAATGTCGTTGAGGAAATGACCAACATGATCTCTGCATCGCGCTCGTACCAGACCAATGTTGAAGTAATGAATACCGCCAAGACCATGATGCTGCGTACTTTGCAGATCGGTCAGGGCTAA
- the flgB gene encoding flagellar basal body rod protein FlgB, which translates to MNLRSQRHQVLASNIANADTPQYKARDFDFQGVMQNALAGRASAGGVSLMTTSSGHMRGDGSGGAANLKFRGETQSAVDGNTVDMDVERTQIAENALQYQVLTQLISDKFKGMRSALASNQG; encoded by the coding sequence ATGAATTTGAGATCCCAGCGCCATCAGGTGCTCGCCTCGAATATCGCCAATGCCGATACCCCGCAATACAAAGCGCGTGATTTCGACTTTCAGGGGGTGATGCAAAATGCACTGGCCGGCCGGGCGAGTGCTGGTGGCGTTTCCTTGATGACCACTTCGAGCGGCCACATGCGCGGAGATGGCTCCGGCGGTGCGGCCAATTTGAAATTTCGTGGAGAAACCCAGTCGGCCGTTGATGGAAATACTGTCGATATGGATGTGGAGCGCACTCAGATTGCTGAAAATGCTTTGCAATATCAGGTGCTTACTCAATTGATCAGCGACAAGTTCAAGGGCATGCGCAGTGCCCTCGCTTCAAACCAGGGTTGA
- the flgA gene encoding flagellar basal body P-ring formation chaperone FlgA: MPSIKIIELDANSPLPSDCTAILAGLTIPCREEVVHNGGMRLIYVFLLPLLIACNLLAAAEIDPVLDTAERHIQIQTKGLPGKVTIRLGKIDTSRLPPCAALEAYTPPGAKMMGKTSVGIRCLTPNAWNILIPAEILVTGNYVTTARSILAGQAIQAGDLHVLSGDVSTLPTGIISDPAAALGKTLRNSLGAGQLLRSDQLISPMVIRQGQSVRVISKGAGFAVSGEGKAINNAAEGQLVQVRMNSGQTVSGTARSDGSVEISF; the protein is encoded by the coding sequence GTGCCAAGCATTAAAATCATAGAGTTAGATGCAAATTCACCTCTCCCAAGCGACTGCACGGCAATTCTTGCCGGCCTTACTATTCCATGCCGGGAAGAGGTCGTGCACAATGGCGGCATGCGCCTCATATACGTTTTTTTGCTGCCCCTGCTTATTGCCTGCAACCTGCTGGCCGCAGCCGAAATCGATCCGGTACTCGATACCGCTGAGCGCCACATTCAGATCCAAACCAAGGGACTCCCAGGCAAAGTCACGATTCGGCTTGGCAAAATCGATACCAGCCGTCTGCCTCCCTGCGCGGCGCTTGAAGCCTACACACCGCCCGGCGCCAAAATGATGGGAAAAACCAGTGTCGGCATTCGCTGCCTGACGCCGAACGCCTGGAACATCCTGATTCCGGCCGAAATACTTGTCACCGGCAATTACGTCACCACCGCACGCTCAATTCTCGCCGGCCAGGCAATTCAGGCAGGTGACCTGCATGTCCTGTCCGGAGATGTATCCACGCTGCCAACCGGCATTATTTCCGACCCCGCAGCCGCGCTCGGCAAAACACTGCGCAACTCACTGGGGGCTGGCCAATTACTGCGCAGCGATCAATTGATTTCCCCGATGGTGATCCGCCAGGGACAATCGGTTCGCGTCATCTCAAAAGGGGCTGGATTTGCCGTCAGCGGCGAGGGAAAAGCCATCAACAATGCAGCAGAAGGGCAACTGGTTCAGGTTCGAATGAATTCAGGACAAACCGTGAGCGGCACTGCACGCAGTGATGGCAGTGTAGAAATATCTTTTTAG
- the flgM gene encoding flagellar biosynthesis anti-sigma factor FlgM: MKIDNSYKTTSTPPPTRQQPKSPAETPSSTEAVSLSTLAGTLQASEKPPVNLAKIQEIKDAIAQGRFKINPEAIAGRLLDSARDLVNSQRNA, from the coding sequence ATGAAAATCGACAACTCCTACAAGACCACCAGCACGCCCCCGCCGACGCGGCAGCAGCCGAAATCCCCGGCTGAAACCCCGTCGTCCACCGAGGCTGTGAGCTTGAGCACACTCGCTGGCACCCTTCAGGCCAGCGAAAAGCCTCCGGTCAACCTTGCCAAAATCCAGGAAATCAAGGATGCAATCGCCCAGGGGCGCTTCAAGATCAATCCTGAAGCAATTGCCGGCAGACTGCTGGATTCCGCGCGCGACCTGGTCAATTCGCAACGCAACGCCTGA
- a CDS encoding flagella synthesis protein FlgN: protein MLPLSQILERETLLVSRFVALLTDEQNALSTAKPESLPAIHAEKSALIEQLNALEAQRNSLISGNPALPEKERMAAWLAQHPSEVKIAAQWTALMASALSAKRLNELNAKLVAIHLERTTQALAILTRRAEENTFYGSNGQTSQYTGSRIVDSA from the coding sequence ATGCTGCCTCTCAGCCAGATACTGGAACGCGAAACATTGCTGGTTTCGCGTTTTGTTGCGCTTCTGACTGATGAACAGAACGCACTAAGCACGGCCAAGCCAGAATCGCTGCCAGCCATTCATGCTGAAAAATCTGCACTGATTGAGCAACTGAATGCACTTGAAGCTCAGCGCAACTCGCTGATTTCAGGTAATCCGGCCTTGCCGGAAAAAGAACGGATGGCCGCCTGGCTGGCCCAGCACCCATCTGAAGTAAAAATCGCTGCCCAATGGACGGCGCTGATGGCATCGGCGCTTAGCGCCAAACGACTGAATGAACTGAATGCGAAACTCGTCGCCATTCATTTGGAACGAACCACGCAAGCATTAGCCATTCTCACCCGCCGTGCTGAAGAAAACACTTTCTACGGCAGCAACGGACAAACATCTCAATATACGGGCAGCCGAATCGTCGACTCAGCCTGA